DNA sequence from the Rhizoctonia solani chromosome 14, complete sequence genome:
CCACAAGGTAGTAATCAACTGCAAGTTCCTTCAAGAATATCGAATAATTGATCCACTGGTTAAGTTTACATTTAGATTCTCCAAAATGTACAAGCTACGTTCAGAGCTTGGCCTTTCCGCCGGTCATCGCCTTTGCATTCTCAATGCATTTCACCGCATCAGAGACCATGTTGTCTACAATCGTCTTGGCGGGAAGGACGTCTTTGATCACCGCCGCAACATTGCCCATAAGGTAATGGCTGCACACACATGTGAGAGAGGGCCCACAAATAGAAAGGACAGCTGCTTACTGTCCAACTATCGACTTTTCGGGGTGCTTTTCCATCTCCTGGTACTGCATAGATGCGGGGCTTTAGCGTGGCTTACTTGTAAATGGAGGAGCAACCTACGTGTGGAACGATCCCCTTTTCGGTCAAGGCTTTGATCTCATCAGCTCGGTTTGTTTCCCTGGTTGTTCGAATGAGACACTGGTACAATAATAGTGATAATTTAACGCACCAATCTTTGACGTAATCAGTCCTGTAAACATTCAACGGCCTTCCTGAGTAAATCAACGTGCGTCCAATGTCCTAGGGTACCCGGCATCAGCATGCTATAATATAAATTTCCCCATTGGACCTACCTCGTAACCAGCATTCACGAGCCTAGACCAGGAATAAGCAGTCGTTCACGCGTATCAAATAACAACTTACAGTTCTTTGTGCCTCTTGTTCGCGCCAGCTTCCTCGCTGGCTACGAACCGAGTACCAACCCATACGCCCTGAGCACCCCACATGAGCGCAGCAGCGAGTCCTCGTCCATCATAAATGCCACCCGCCGCAACAACAAAGACCGGTTTACCGGTCAACGGCGATTTACGACCTTTGACCGCATCCTAGCACCTTATCAACACGAACACAGCAACCTCcaagcgcatacatccacccACCACACATGCAGGAACAAGGACTCGTCGGAACATACCCGGTATGCCCACCACCTTCTCCTCCCTACACTGCGTCATCAATCATTCCGTATATGGACCCAAACGAGCTTCCATACCTGGGCACAAATGATATCCACACCGGCATCTAGCCTTGGCCACATGCTAATCCAAGGCATATAAACATTCCATCAACTCCCCATTTGTCCGATTCGAACACACCTTGGGATGTCCAACCATCTGGACCCATCGATGTTAGCCATGGGGACAAACCGTTACGTTACCCTCCAAACTCACATTCATCACCGGGATCCCGGCCTTGTGCAGCTTATCAACTGCGAACTTGGGTGGGATCCCAACCGCACAGACAAAGAGCGAAGCTTTTTCTTCGATTATGACGTCGATAAGTTCGGGTAGTTGGCCATGGGTGTAATCGTACTGTTATCCCTTGGTCAACGCGACGACAAGGTGAATGCCGACTTGGGGAGAGACGTACGTTTGTTTTTCGTGCCGAGCCGCCCACTTGTGGGAGTGCAAGGTCAACACCAAATGGTGCTTTCTTGTCGTTGAGGTATTCCTTGATATCGTGGATCTGTTCGATATTTGAGTTCATACCGACATGTGAGTAGATATGGGGCATAACCACGTACCTGCTGCCTGAGCATCTTGGGTGTGTACCCCAGTCCGCCAATAACACCCATCCTCCCGCATTCTGATCATTTACATAAATGTTCAAGTAGAACAGTTGTATACTCACAGTCACAGCAGCAGTAAGCTTTGAGCCAGCAGCGACATTCATCCAGCCAAAATGACGGATGAGTGATCGAAAACGTTTCTTTGCAATACCACCTCAGTCCACTATTCCCCTTCACTTATCGATGTATAGCTCACCAGTCACAGCAGTCGTAAGAGGTCCTTTGGCCATAGTGGTGTACAATCAAGATTCAAGAGTGGTGGTTGAGCTAGCAAGTTTGCCCCACATACAATACACCACATACATAAACGCGGGGAAGCCGGGGTCGGGTCGATCGCTACCCGGGCGCTTACTGCTGACGATGACATGAAGGCCTTGCTGTCATCCAAGTCGCTGATTAGAAGTTAGTTTTTACGAGACTAGCGAGCCATTCGTCGGACCTTGACGTATCACCCATCTAGAACCCGGCCAGGTCAATCACAGATCTAGATAACCTTCAAAAAGAAAAGTTCAATCAACATACCAAGTAAAATACACATACACAAATCAATCAACAAAAAAAGGTATCAATCAACagcaacaaaaaaaaaaagtataaGCCAACCCAAGAGGGGATCGATCAATCAAATCATGCTACCAAAAAAAAGAATTACGCATATGTCTGGTTTGGTTGTATATTCTACGAGTTGGATGGTTGGATGGATATAAAGgttatgagctgaaaataaTCAAGCCGGGAAGCGACGATCACTCTCCCGGGGCCGGATGTCACCCGCGCTGAGCGTACGCAGCGCCCATCACCTTGGCACCGACCATGACGCGATGACCGTGTACACTGAAACTCGGCCACCGACTCTTCTTGCCTGGCCCGCCTTGTCCTCCGCCTTGTCCGCCTCCTTGCATGGGAAGTTCCTTGATTCCGCCTTCGGGTTTGACGTCCGCGTCGTCGTAAGCGTGCATGGGCGACACCTGCTCGTTGAACGTCGTCCGGGACAAGGGGAGGGACATTGTATGCTGCATTGGGATGCCCGAGCTGACTTTCTTGGGCGACGGTGGAGCAGGTGTGGGATCCGGACTATGCATAGAGGCATCGACAATGATTCCTGTAGCGGTGGATGACGAGTGCTGTAGCGGCAATTGAGGCCGTTGATCAGTCGGAAGTTGGCCGTAAGACGTGGCGGCAGGGATGTACGGAGCAGGTGCGTGCGCGAATCCAGAGACCATCTGAGCGTGGACGGGGAGCGTAGCAGAGACAGGTGACGGGTGAACAGTATGAGTGGGGGACGAGTGCTGAGATTGGGTTTGCTGTTGCATCTGAACCTGGGCTTGTAACCGTACATCCTGAACTTGAGCCTGCAACCGTATGTCCTGGGCCTGGGCCTGGCTGAGCCTGAGCCTGAGCTTGTAGCCGCGCATCCTGAGCCTGGACTTGAGCCTGTAACCGTGCATCCTGTTCATGCatctgttgttgctgttgcaaATACACTGCGCCCACGCCAGGCTCTGCACCCCCAAACTGGCCCACCGCTTCTTGGAACCCGTACCCGTTTTGGGCCTCCAACCGCgcttgttcttcctcttgaTACATCAaatcctcttcttcctctgcaaATGACCCGAGTGGTTGTTCTTGGGGCGAGAAACCTTGGCTGTAGGGGATCCGGGGGCCTGAGAAGATGCGTACGACCCGTCGTATGAGCCATCAAGCGAGGCTGCATAAGACGCTTCTTCATACGCAGCAGCTTCTTGTGGGGTCATTCCAGCCTGGAGGTGCAGCTGTTGCTGACGGGCCCGCGCCTGAGCAGCCTGCTGAGCCTGTAATTGAGCTTGTGCGGCCGCAGCAGCGGCGGCGGCATTCCTGAATCGACTCGGCTCGAACCTCGCACCAGGAGCAAAGTACTTTCCGACAATCGGCAAATGACTGCGCACAGATGGACGAATCCTCTGTTGGCCGGGCTGCAACAAGACCTGCGAGGGCGGAGGAGTGGTCCCGATCGCTTGGTTGACATCGCCTTCCATAACAGCGTGCAGCGAAGGCTGTTGCTGCGTGTGATGACGCCTGAACGGACGATGGTTCGAGACCGTAGCTGCGACTTTGGGCAAAATGCGTCTGTACGCCCGGACAGGCTTGCCGTTTTGCATTTGTCCGAGACCGTTGGGACCCATTCCGCGTACGGGCGTGATGCGCCCGGATAGACCTCGATTGGGGGTGACACGTCCAGAAAGGGGTGAACTGTGTGGCGTGATGACTCCATGGGAAGAGGCCAAAGATGGTATTCCATGGGACGAAGCCAAACTGGATATGCCGTGCGACGAGGCCAAGGAAGCGAGCGATATGGAGGCCGAGTCGATCGATGAAGGCAACGACAAATTCGAGTGATTCGAAAATTGGGACGAGTCTCTGTGATGGGAAAATTGGCCCGAATCGCGAGGGTGCGAAAAGTGACCTGTATCAAAAGGGATGACATGAGAACAGGAAATCGATGACTAAAGCAGCCTAGCCGCCCATCATGGATTATAAGCGGCACTGACCTGAATCCCGGTATACGCCCTCGGCGTACACATATTCCCCCGAGAGTCGTTGGTCATATGCCATTGGCGGGATACCCAAGGTACCGAAATCGAGATCTGCAAAGTCCATACTCAAGTTTGTGGAGCCCACCCCGGCGACCGAACCGGCATCTGAACCGATCCCTCCGTCGCTACCTACGCCAAACCCGCCGTCACTGCCGACACCGATACCGATATCGCTGCCCACTTCGCTGACCATGTCGTGCATGCCTGGACTGGGGCAGCACCCACCACGCTCGGTCGAGACAGCGAATCCACAGCGAGGGCGATCCCAGTATCTGTTTCCATCCCCATGCTGATGGCCAGGACAAGTGCACTGCCCAGCTGGGCACGAGCATGCCGGGCCAGGACTCCCGTTTGCTTCGGCAGCAATCCCGGCATCCAATCCGGCCATGGCAGCATTGAATTCGTCCATCTCGACATCGGCTGCGGTTGTACCCTGGGTAAAGTAGCCCGATCCATTCGGGGTTGAGTTCGGACTGTGGTTGTATCCGTTTCCGTTCTGATGAAGCCTGGGGTTGGTGGCGGTGAGTGCCTGGTTCGAGTATGTATAGGACCCGTTGTTGGAGGACGAGAACTGGGTGGATTCGGATTCGAGGGGGTGTGCGCTGGCTTGGGCTGGGTCAAGCAATAGAGTAAGACCGCCGGCGCAGTCGAAGCAGTTGCCGCAGCGAATGGGACATGGGTCGCCCCCGTGGCCCTGGAAGGGTTGATTAGGGGAGGTGTGGGCCGGATTGGAACTGTGGGTATGTGGCAGTCTTCTGTGCTGAGCGCATTCGGGGCATTGGCAAGCAGTGCCACATGCAC
Encoded proteins:
- a CDS encoding Nitronate monooxygenase; this translates as MLRQQIHDIKEYLNDKKAPFGVDLALPQVGGSARKTNYDYTHGQLPELIDVIIEEKASLFVCAVGIPPKFAVDKLHKAGIPVMNMVGHPKHVAKARCREEKVVGIPGMFRRVLVPACVDAVKGRKSPLTGKPVFVVAAGGIYDGRGLAAALMWGAQGVWVGTRFVASEEAGANKRHKELLVNAGYEDIGRTLIYSGRPLNVYRTDYVKDWETNRADEIKALTEKGIVPHYQEMEKHPEKSIVGHHYLMGNVAAVIKDVLPAKTIVDNMVSDAVKCIENAKAMTGGKAKL
- a CDS encoding metal-binding regulatory protein cuf1 → MRRSRHTFVARGKGVFRWIVAGIRAAWEDRDPVGVGPDINALPRHDIRQRKEICLRDVYQRTPVVVVSAYGPGTVRNQEKRTTGARAVFVRLEAGWSTDAQSARQKRQPTPRRARIPPWAQSIALGGGNVASTKQEQPDAQPDRFAPRPVTGPLFPTKYIFFRIIVAMTEVKYQVARTLALSLVFGTHPSPGHDPSNPHPHHAQHAHAYAPYTRPVRLSTDQLPQSHAQVQTMYRLGACACGTACQCPECAQHRRLPHTHSSNPAHTSPNQPFQGHGGDPCPIRCGNCFDCAGGLTLLLDPAQASAHPLESESTQFSSSNNGSYTYSNQALTATNPRLHQNGNGYNHSPNSTPNGSGYFTQGTTAADVEMDEFNAAMAGLDAGIAAEANGSPGPACSCPAGQCTCPGHQHGDGNRYWDRPRCGFAVSTERGGCCPSPGMHDMVSEVGSDIGIGVGSDGGFGVGSDGGIGSDAGSVAGVGSTNLSMDFADLDFGTLGIPPMAYDQRLSGEYVYAEGVYRDSGHFSHPRDSGQFSHHRDSSQFSNHSNLSLPSSIDSASISLASLASSHGISSLASSHGIPSLASSHGVITPHSSPLSGRVTPNRGLSGRITPVRGMGPNGLGQMQNGKPVRAYRRILPKVAATVSNHRPFRRHHTQQQPSLHAVMEGDVNQAIGTTPPPSQVLLQPGQQRIRPSVRSHLPIVGKYFAPGARFEPSRFRNAAAAAAAAQAQLQAQQAAQARARQQQLHLQAGMTPQEAAAYEEASYAASLDGSYDGSQGFSPQEQPLGSFAEEEEDLMYQEEEQARLEAQNGYGFQEAVGQFGGAEPGVGAVLKSRLRMRGYKLRLRLSQAQAQDIRLQAQVQDVRLQAQVQMQQQTQSQHSSPTHTVHPSPVSATLPVHAQMVSGFAHAPAPYIPAATSYGQLPTDQRPQLPLQHSSSTATGIIVDASMHSPDPTPAPPSPKKVSSGIPMQHTMSLPLSRTTFNEQVSPMHAYDDADVKPEGGIKELPMQGGGQGGGQGGPGKKSRWPSFSVHGHRVMVGAKVMGAAYAQRG